Genomic DNA from Paenibacillus sp. MBLB1832:
CGTGGATACGAAACGTTCGTGTCGACTCATCCGTTCATCGAAGACGTATCATGGCAAGCAAGGATTTGATTATGCCGAAGCGATTTCCAAAGAAAGTGCGGATTCACAAGCGATCTGCATGATGTTGTTAACAATTCTGCCAGGGCAACGGGCAACCGCACATCTGCATCAAGCACATGAAACGGCGATCTATATGATTGAGGGCCATTCCGCCATGTGGTATGGAGATAATCTTGAACAGCATATGGAGTTGGAAAAAGGAGACTTTCTTTACATCCCGGCAGGAATGCCGCATCTGCCTTATAACCCTAGTGCAACGGAATCATGCACCTGTGTCATCTCCCGAACGGATCCGAACGAGCAAGAAAGCGTTCTGCTCCTTCCCGATCTAGATGCGCTTTGGGATACCAAGTTGAAGCCATAACATAGAAGGGTTCCAGTGCCTTGCACAAGGCGATG
This window encodes:
- a CDS encoding cupin domain-containing protein: MDTKRSCRLIRSSKTYHGKQGFDYAEAISKESADSQAICMMLLTILPGQRATAHLHQAHETAIYMIEGHSAMWYGDNLEQHMELEKGDFLYIPAGMPHLPYNPSATESCTCVISRTDPNEQESVLLLPDLDALWDTKLKP